The Petropleomorpha daqingensis genome includes a window with the following:
- a CDS encoding amidase — MSHDLCFTPATELAALIRGRTVSAREVLDAHLDRIERVNPALNAIVTLDVEGARAAADAADAALAAGEPVGPLHGLPVAHKDTHATGGLRTTWGSPLFSNTVPARDELVVARLGRAGAVRVGKTNVPEFAAGSHTFNPVFGVTHNPYRHGLSAGGSSGGAAAALAAGLVPVAEGSDMGGSLRNPAAFCNVVGLRPTPGRVPSWPAPLGWSTLSVQGPMGRTVADVALQLSVIAGPDLRVPISLETPGAVFAEPLPTSLDGLRVAWTPDLGGRVRVDPAVTEVLMAQLGVFRDLGARVDEDCPDLTDADEVFGTLRAWLFEQAHLEKSRRTPELVKESIRWNAEMGAKLTGADVARAEVAHTKLYERMVAFFERYDVLLAPTTQVLPFPVEMEYPTEIGGVPQENYLEWMRSCTLFSPTGCPALSVPGGFTPDGLPVGLQIVGPPRADRRVLEVGHAFEQATRFGDRRPPL; from the coding sequence GTGAGTCACGACCTCTGCTTCACCCCGGCGACGGAGCTGGCGGCGCTGATCCGCGGCCGGACGGTGTCGGCGCGCGAGGTTCTCGACGCGCACCTGGATCGCATCGAGCGGGTCAACCCCGCGCTGAACGCGATCGTGACCCTCGACGTCGAGGGCGCGCGGGCGGCGGCCGACGCCGCCGACGCGGCGCTCGCGGCGGGGGAGCCGGTCGGCCCGCTGCACGGGCTGCCCGTGGCGCACAAGGACACCCACGCGACCGGGGGCCTGCGGACGACGTGGGGCTCGCCGCTGTTCTCGAACACCGTGCCCGCCCGCGACGAGCTCGTGGTCGCGCGGCTCGGTCGAGCGGGCGCGGTGCGGGTCGGGAAGACGAACGTGCCGGAGTTCGCGGCGGGATCGCACACGTTCAACCCGGTCTTCGGCGTGACGCACAACCCGTACCGGCACGGGCTCTCGGCCGGCGGGTCCAGCGGGGGAGCGGCGGCCGCGCTGGCCGCCGGGCTCGTGCCGGTGGCCGAGGGCTCGGACATGGGCGGTTCGCTGCGCAACCCGGCGGCGTTCTGCAACGTCGTGGGCCTGCGGCCGACACCGGGCCGGGTGCCGTCGTGGCCGGCGCCGCTGGGCTGGTCGACGCTGTCGGTGCAGGGGCCGATGGGGCGCACGGTCGCCGACGTCGCGCTGCAGCTGTCGGTGATCGCGGGGCCGGATCTGCGGGTGCCGATCTCGCTGGAGACGCCGGGCGCCGTCTTCGCCGAGCCGCTGCCCACGTCGCTGGACGGGCTGCGGGTCGCGTGGACGCCGGACCTCGGCGGGCGGGTGAGGGTCGACCCGGCGGTGACCGAGGTGCTCATGGCGCAGCTGGGGGTGTTCCGCGACCTCGGGGCGCGGGTCGACGAGGACTGCCCCGATCTGACCGACGCCGACGAGGTGTTCGGGACGCTGCGGGCGTGGCTGTTCGAGCAGGCGCACCTGGAGAAGTCGCGGCGGACCCCGGAGCTGGTCAAGGAGAGCATCCGCTGGAACGCCGAGATGGGCGCGAAGCTCACCGGCGCCGACGTCGCCCGCGCCGAGGTGGCGCACACGAAGCTGTACGAGCGGATGGTGGCGTTCTTCGAGCGGTACGACGTCCTGCTGGCGCCGACGACGCAGGTGCTGCCGTTCCCGGTCGAGATGGAGTACCCGACCGAGATCGGGGGAGTGCCGCAGGAGAACTACCTGGAGTGGATGCGCTCCTGCACGCTGTTCTCCCCGACCGGCTGCCCGGCGCTCTCGGTGCCGGGCGGGTTCACGCCGGACGGGCTGCCGGTCGGTCTGCAGATCGTCGGGCCGCCGCGCGCCGACCGGCGGGTGCTGGAGGTCGGGCACGCCTTCGAGCAGGCGACCCGCTTCGGCGACCGTCGTCCGCCCCTCTGA
- a CDS encoding NAD-glutamate dehydrogenase, protein MATTTGVVPETPGRAAGDDEVPPPPAAPTELAALEAERTEKRELLDRAAETAVGERTRLPAGCGPSDVPALLQRYYWSEPAAEVIGHDPAELAGLALGHLRLAEVRPQGAATVDVQRLDDGRGIVRIVTDDMPFLVDSVTAEVVRQGISLQHVVHPVVVVRRDVTGRIRAFCDSPSPDGCGDDALPESWMAVVLDGPLDDEAAHDLVVGLRSVLADVRAVDEDAARMRTRALELADRLEKLADSAEQPTSDDPADDPAEAAALLRWLADGNFVFLGARDVELVPSRGKTASRAVPGTGLGVLRSDTDMTAAVLGTPEATRTPGHSLLVVTKADARSTVHRRAWLDLVGVRLPAEAGVKQHRLVGLFPTAAYTTSVLDVPLVRRRVAEVIARSGVPADSHTGKALLDVLETYPRDELLQIGTDELLPVAMAVLHLQERRQTRLFLRRDPAGRFWSALVYLPRDRYTTEVRTRMQQLLLERLGGTAIEYTAWSTESVLARVHFVVRLPVGRRGSPKGPKVDGEALQAELAAVALSWTDELAAALHAVHPPAEAERLLARVADAFPAAYQEDFPATRAVADLEQLEGLDAGGMALRLWTPPDAAPSERRLTIYRVGQRLLLSDVLPVLQHMGVDVVDERPYEIDRIGAPLAWIYDFGLTTTVEDLPLLRSLPERFTEAMGAVWRGDAEDDGLGALVLLAGLNWRQVTVVRAYVQWLRQTGLPFGQDYVEATLAAHPEIVGRLVALFETRFSPGRDAGREARQKDLVESLHTAIGAVESLDADRLLSALLAAVRATQRTTYYAGGPLALKLDPASVPDLPEPRPKREVWVSSPRVMGIHLRFGAVARGGLRWSDRREDLRTEVLGLVKAQMVKNTVIVPTGAKGGFVVKQPPPDGAGRDAVQAEGIACYKLFIGALLALTDNLVDGKVVPPERVVRHDGDDTYLVVAADKGTATFSDIANQVALDSGFWLGDAFASGGSVGYDHKAMGITARGAWESVTRHFRELGVDVQAEDFTVVGIGDMSGDVFGNGMLLSEHIRLVGAFDHRHVFVDPSPDAARSFVERRRLFDLPRSSWADYDASLISEGGGVWPRTAKSVPVSPQTRVALGLADDVEALAPTELIRAILLAPADLLFNGGIGTYVKARDESDLEVGDKANDAVRVDGEQLRVRVVGEGGNLGLTQRGRVEFALAGGRVNTDAIDNSAGVDTSDHEVNIKIALNRPVDAGLLSAAARAKLLGTMTDEVAAAVLTDNHAQNAALATETTSARSLLDAHERFIRHLERSGRLVRSVEALPDERGLAERRRDGQALTSPELSVLLAYAKLETDDAVLHSTLPDDPSLEDLLVCYFPAALRDRFPDAISAHPLRREIVATALINRAVNIAGVTGLFRLSEETGVPLAAVTRAHAVALAVFEVDRLWNAVRPLDNQVPATAQVELRTEATRLAERATRWLLRLPALTSEHPAPLADVVGRFTPAVAEVRAGLPSWLLGGEAQAYADRAARLESTGVPGSLATEVAAAPLLPSALDLAIVAEETGAPIALAGQVMQRLADRLGLVPLREQIIALPRDRRWNSMARASLRDDLAAEQAALTADVLGLRSKDKADAGALVEAWASAWDIAQRRAAGQLTDIATGDRQELAELLVAVRTLRGLRHR, encoded by the coding sequence ATGGCCACGACGACCGGCGTCGTCCCGGAGACCCCGGGACGCGCAGCGGGGGACGACGAGGTCCCCCCACCCCCGGCGGCTCCGACCGAGCTCGCCGCACTGGAGGCCGAGCGCACCGAGAAGCGTGAGCTGCTCGACCGCGCCGCCGAGACCGCCGTCGGGGAGCGCACCCGCTTGCCCGCCGGCTGCGGCCCCTCCGACGTCCCCGCGCTGCTGCAGCGCTACTACTGGAGCGAACCGGCCGCCGAGGTCATCGGGCACGATCCGGCCGAGCTCGCCGGCCTGGCGCTCGGGCACCTGAGGCTCGCCGAGGTCCGGCCGCAGGGCGCGGCGACCGTCGACGTGCAGCGGCTGGACGACGGGCGCGGGATCGTCCGCATCGTCACCGACGACATGCCGTTCCTGGTCGACTCGGTCACCGCCGAGGTCGTCCGGCAGGGCATCTCCCTGCAGCACGTCGTCCACCCGGTGGTCGTGGTGCGGCGGGACGTGACCGGCCGGATCCGGGCGTTCTGCGACAGCCCCTCCCCGGACGGGTGCGGTGACGACGCCCTGCCCGAGTCGTGGATGGCCGTCGTCCTCGACGGGCCCTTGGACGACGAGGCGGCCCACGACCTCGTCGTCGGCCTGCGCTCGGTGCTCGCCGACGTGCGCGCGGTCGACGAGGACGCCGCGCGGATGCGCACCCGGGCCCTGGAGCTGGCCGACCGGCTGGAGAAGCTGGCCGACAGCGCCGAGCAGCCGACCTCCGACGACCCGGCCGACGACCCCGCCGAGGCCGCCGCGCTGCTGCGCTGGCTGGCCGACGGCAACTTCGTCTTCCTCGGCGCGCGCGACGTCGAGCTGGTGCCCTCGCGGGGCAAGACCGCCTCGCGCGCCGTCCCCGGCACCGGGCTCGGCGTGCTCCGCAGCGACACCGACATGACCGCCGCCGTCCTGGGCACCCCCGAGGCGACGCGGACGCCGGGCCACTCGCTGCTCGTGGTGACCAAGGCCGACGCCCGCTCCACGGTGCACCGGCGCGCCTGGCTGGACCTGGTCGGTGTGCGGCTGCCGGCCGAGGCGGGCGTCAAGCAGCACCGGCTGGTCGGGCTGTTCCCCACCGCCGCCTACACCACGAGCGTGCTCGACGTCCCGCTCGTGCGCCGCCGCGTCGCCGAGGTGATCGCCCGCTCCGGCGTGCCGGCCGACAGCCACACCGGCAAGGCGCTGCTCGACGTCCTGGAGACCTACCCGCGCGACGAGCTGCTGCAGATCGGGACCGATGAGCTGTTGCCGGTCGCCATGGCCGTGCTGCACCTACAGGAGCGCCGGCAGACGCGGCTGTTCCTGCGCCGCGACCCGGCCGGCCGGTTCTGGTCGGCGCTGGTCTACCTGCCGCGGGACCGGTACACCACCGAGGTCCGCACCCGCATGCAGCAGCTGCTGCTCGAGCGGCTCGGCGGCACCGCGATCGAGTACACCGCCTGGTCGACCGAGTCGGTGCTGGCCCGGGTGCACTTCGTCGTCCGCCTGCCGGTGGGCCGGCGCGGATCGCCGAAGGGGCCCAAGGTCGACGGCGAGGCGCTGCAGGCCGAGCTGGCCGCCGTGGCGCTCAGCTGGACCGACGAGCTGGCCGCGGCGCTGCACGCGGTGCACCCGCCGGCCGAGGCCGAGCGGCTGCTGGCCCGGGTCGCCGACGCGTTCCCGGCCGCCTACCAGGAGGACTTCCCGGCCACCCGCGCCGTCGCCGACCTCGAGCAGCTCGAGGGCCTGGACGCCGGCGGGATGGCGCTGCGGCTGTGGACTCCTCCGGACGCCGCCCCGTCGGAGCGCCGGCTGACCATCTACCGCGTCGGCCAGCGGCTGCTGCTCTCCGACGTCCTACCGGTGCTGCAGCACATGGGCGTCGACGTGGTCGACGAGCGGCCGTACGAGATCGACCGGATCGGCGCGCCGCTGGCCTGGATCTACGACTTCGGGCTGACCACCACGGTCGAGGACCTGCCGCTGCTGCGCTCGCTGCCCGAGCGGTTCACCGAGGCCATGGGTGCGGTCTGGCGCGGGGACGCCGAGGACGACGGCCTGGGCGCGCTGGTGCTGCTGGCCGGGCTGAACTGGCGGCAGGTGACCGTCGTCCGCGCGTACGTGCAGTGGCTGCGGCAGACCGGGCTGCCGTTCGGGCAGGACTACGTCGAGGCGACGCTGGCCGCGCACCCGGAGATCGTGGGCCGGCTCGTGGCGCTGTTCGAGACCCGCTTCTCCCCCGGCCGGGACGCCGGGCGCGAGGCCCGGCAGAAGGACCTGGTCGAGTCGCTGCACACCGCGATCGGCGCGGTCGAGTCGCTGGACGCCGACCGGCTGCTGTCCGCGCTGCTGGCCGCGGTCCGCGCCACCCAGCGGACGACGTACTACGCCGGTGGCCCGCTGGCGCTCAAGCTCGACCCCGCCTCGGTGCCCGACCTGCCCGAGCCGCGGCCCAAGCGCGAGGTCTGGGTCAGCTCCCCGCGGGTCATGGGCATCCACCTGCGCTTCGGCGCGGTGGCGCGCGGCGGGCTGCGCTGGTCGGACCGCCGGGAGGACCTGCGCACCGAGGTGCTGGGCCTGGTCAAGGCGCAGATGGTGAAGAACACCGTCATCGTGCCGACCGGCGCCAAGGGCGGCTTCGTGGTCAAGCAGCCGCCGCCGGACGGAGCCGGCCGCGACGCCGTCCAGGCAGAGGGCATCGCCTGCTACAAGCTGTTCATCGGGGCGCTGCTGGCGCTCACCGACAACCTGGTCGACGGCAAGGTCGTGCCGCCCGAGCGCGTCGTCCGGCACGACGGCGACGACACCTACCTCGTCGTCGCCGCCGACAAGGGGACGGCGACCTTCTCCGACATCGCCAACCAGGTGGCGCTCGACAGCGGCTTCTGGCTCGGCGACGCGTTCGCCTCCGGCGGGTCGGTCGGCTACGACCACAAGGCCATGGGCATCACCGCCCGCGGCGCGTGGGAGTCGGTGACCCGGCACTTCCGCGAGCTCGGTGTCGACGTGCAGGCGGAGGACTTCACCGTCGTCGGCATCGGCGACATGTCCGGCGACGTCTTCGGCAACGGGATGCTGCTGTCGGAGCACATCCGGCTGGTCGGGGCGTTCGACCACCGGCACGTGTTCGTCGACCCCTCCCCCGACGCGGCGAGGTCGTTCGTCGAGCGCCGCCGGCTGTTCGACCTGCCGCGCTCGTCGTGGGCCGACTACGACGCGTCGCTGATCAGCGAGGGCGGCGGGGTCTGGCCGCGGACGGCGAAGTCGGTGCCGGTCTCGCCGCAGACGCGGGTGGCGCTCGGGCTGGCCGACGACGTCGAGGCGCTGGCGCCGACCGAGCTGATCCGGGCGATCCTGCTCGCGCCGGCCGACCTGCTGTTCAACGGTGGGATCGGCACCTACGTCAAGGCGCGCGACGAGAGCGATCTCGAGGTGGGGGACAAGGCCAACGACGCGGTCCGGGTGGACGGCGAGCAGCTGCGGGTCCGCGTGGTCGGCGAGGGCGGCAACCTGGGGCTGACCCAGCGCGGCCGCGTGGAGTTCGCGCTGGCCGGCGGGCGGGTCAACACCGACGCGATCGACAACTCCGCCGGCGTGGACACCTCCGACCACGAGGTGAACATCAAGATCGCGCTGAACCGGCCGGTCGACGCCGGTTTGCTGTCCGCCGCTGCCCGGGCGAAGCTGCTCGGGACGATGACCGACGAGGTGGCGGCCGCCGTCCTCACCGACAACCACGCGCAGAACGCGGCCCTGGCGACCGAGACCACCTCGGCCCGGTCGCTGCTCGACGCGCACGAGCGGTTCATCCGGCACCTGGAGCGCAGCGGCCGGCTGGTGCGCAGCGTCGAGGCGCTGCCCGACGAGCGCGGGCTGGCCGAGCGGCGGAGGGACGGGCAGGCGCTGACCAGCCCGGAGCTGTCGGTGCTGCTCGCCTACGCCAAGCTCGAGACCGACGACGCCGTCCTGCACTCGACGCTGCCCGACGACCCGTCGCTGGAGGACCTGCTCGTCTGCTACTTCCCGGCGGCGTTGCGGGACCGCTTCCCCGACGCGATCTCCGCGCACCCGCTGCGGCGGGAGATCGTGGCGACCGCGCTGATCAACCGGGCGGTGAACATCGCCGGGGTCACCGGGCTGTTCCGCCTGTCCGAGGAGACCGGGGTGCCGCTGGCCGCGGTGACCCGCGCGCACGCCGTGGCGCTCGCCGTCTTCGAGGTCGACCGGCTGTGGAACGCCGTCCGGCCGCTGGACAACCAGGTGCCGGCGACCGCCCAGGTCGAGCTGCGCACCGAGGCGACGCGGCTGGCCGAGCGGGCGACCCGGTGGCTGCTGCGGCTGCCCGCGCTGACCAGCGAGCACCCCGCCCCGCTCGCCGACGTGGTCGGCCGGTTCACCCCCGCGGTGGCCGAGGTGCGGGCCGGGCTGCCGTCCTGGCTGCTCGGCGGGGAGGCGCAGGCCTACGCCGACCGGGCCGCGCGGCTGGAGTCGACCGGCGTCCCGGGGTCGCTGGCCACCGAGGTCGCCGCCGCTCCCCTGCTGCCCTCGGCGCTGGACCTGGCGATCGTGGCCGAGGAGACCGGCGCCCCGATCGCGCTGGCCGGGCAGGTCATGCAGCGGCTGGCCGACCGGCTGGGCCTCGTGCCGCTGCGCGAGCAGATCATCGCCCTGCCCCGTGACCGCCGGTGGAACTCGATGGCCCGGGCCTCGCTGCGCGACGACCTGGCCGCCGAGCAGGCCGCGCTGACCGCCGACGTCCTGGGGCTGCGGTCCAAGGACAAGGCCGACGCGGGGGCCCTGGTCGAGGCGTGGGCGTCGGCGTGGGACATCGCGCAGCGCCGGGCCGCCGGCCAGCTCACCGACATCGCGACCGGGGACCGCCAGGAGCTCGCCGAGCTGCTGGTCGCCGTCCGGACCCTGCGCGGCCTCCGCCACCGCTGA
- a CDS encoding phage holin family protein, whose protein sequence is MIKFVVKVVILAAAFYGMAYFHIPKGLSVDPNPNGVLGEFGTYLWIGLIFGVVNAIVGPILRLLSLPFVVLTLGLFLLVINAALLGLTAALTDRLSVDGFLTAVLGGLILAVVGWVADQVLER, encoded by the coding sequence GTGATCAAGTTCGTGGTGAAGGTGGTCATCCTGGCCGCGGCCTTCTACGGGATGGCCTACTTCCACATCCCGAAGGGGCTCTCGGTCGATCCGAACCCGAACGGGGTCCTGGGCGAGTTCGGCACCTACCTCTGGATCGGGCTGATCTTCGGCGTCGTCAACGCCATCGTCGGGCCGATCCTGCGGCTGCTGTCGCTGCCGTTCGTCGTGCTCACCCTCGGGCTGTTCCTGCTGGTCATCAACGCCGCGCTGCTCGGCCTCACGGCCGCGCTCACCGACCGGCTGTCGGTCGACGGATTCCTCACCGCGGTCCTCGGCGGGCTCATCCTCGCCGTCGTCGGCTGGGTCGCCGACCAGGTCCTCGAGCGCTGA
- a CDS encoding chemotaxis protein CheB — translation MRGGRDVAATGPGEASPLTDRLVVVGASAGGLEALQQLVAGLPADLPAAVLVAVHLQPSSDSALPKVLARAGALPAAHPRTGEALRPGSIVVAPPDQHLLVHDSKVRLSRGPRENRQRPAIDALFRSAAAAYGPGVVAVVLSGALDDGAVGAAAVAAQDGVVLVQDPDEARVTGMPRAALAAVRRARALPAAALGPAVADLVRRPVAERGGVGAQQEGRVVMEQPPTATSELGTPAALGCPECQGGMFESAPDGAVIYTCHVGHAWSAQTLLDAERQSVEGAIYNAASKLLEMAAVHRRLAQHAERGDGDPGEHLRAAEAAEERSRRIQELATEDPGPD, via the coding sequence ATGAGGGGCGGCCGAGACGTGGCCGCCACCGGTCCGGGGGAGGCGAGTCCGCTGACCGATCGGCTCGTGGTGGTGGGAGCGTCCGCCGGCGGCCTGGAGGCCCTGCAGCAGCTCGTCGCGGGGCTGCCGGCGGATCTGCCGGCCGCGGTGCTGGTCGCCGTCCACCTCCAGCCGAGCTCCGACAGCGCCCTCCCGAAGGTGCTCGCCCGTGCCGGGGCCCTCCCGGCTGCCCATCCGCGCACCGGCGAGGCGCTGCGACCGGGCAGCATCGTCGTCGCCCCGCCGGACCAGCACCTCCTGGTCCACGACTCGAAGGTGCGGCTGTCCCGTGGGCCGCGGGAGAACCGGCAGCGGCCGGCGATCGACGCCCTGTTCCGCAGCGCGGCTGCGGCGTACGGGCCGGGGGTCGTCGCGGTGGTCCTCTCCGGCGCGCTGGACGACGGAGCGGTGGGCGCCGCGGCGGTCGCGGCCCAGGACGGCGTCGTCCTGGTCCAGGATCCCGACGAGGCCCGGGTGACCGGGATGCCGCGGGCCGCGCTCGCCGCCGTGCGGCGGGCGCGGGCGCTCCCGGCAGCAGCGCTGGGCCCCGCCGTGGCCGACCTCGTGCGCCGTCCGGTGGCGGAGCGCGGGGGAGTCGGTGCGCAGCAGGAAGGAAGAGTGGTCATGGAGCAACCGCCCACCGCGACGAGCGAGCTCGGCACCCCCGCGGCGCTCGGCTGCCCCGAGTGCCAGGGCGGGATGTTCGAGTCGGCACCGGACGGCGCAGTCATCTACACCTGCCACGTCGGGCACGCCTGGTCGGCGCAGACCCTGCTGGACGCGGAGCGGCAGAGCGTGGAGGGCGCGATCTACAACGCCGCGTCCAAACTGCTGGAGATGGCCGCGGTGCACCGGCGGCTGGCTCAGCACGCCGAGCGCGGCGACGGCGACCCAGGGGAGCACCTCCGGGCAGCCGAGGCGGCCGAGGAGCGCTCGCGGCGGATCCAGGAGCTCGCCACCGAGGATCCCGGCCCGGACTGA
- a CDS encoding AAA family ATPase codes for MDPVRNPYAPGAGQRPPELAGRDTELSAFDVVLQRIAHGRPERSLVLTGLRGVGKTVLLNQLRSAAIGSGWGTGKIEARPDQSLRRPVSSALHMALRELRHPDQESMDAVLGVVKAFALRQEPDAKMRDRWQPGIDVPPAMGRADSGDMEIDLVELLSDAAGLAADVGKGIALFIDEMQDVQPDDVSAICAACHELSQQGAPLIVVGAGLPHLPAVLSASKSYSERLFRYLRIDRLDRPAADLALIAPAEREEVTFEPAALDALYAAADGYPYFVQAYGKVTWDVAAASPITADDVAMAAPVAETELAVGFFGSRYDRATPAEREYMHAMAELGGPQGSAVATSEVAVSLGRKPASLSPARDSLIKKGLVYSAERGQIAFTVPHFGRYLLSHPD; via the coding sequence GTGGACCCCGTACGGAACCCCTACGCCCCGGGCGCGGGACAGCGCCCGCCCGAGCTCGCCGGCCGGGACACCGAGCTGTCGGCGTTCGACGTCGTGCTGCAGCGGATCGCCCACGGGCGGCCGGAACGCTCCCTGGTGCTCACCGGGCTGCGCGGGGTCGGCAAGACCGTGCTGCTCAACCAGCTGCGCTCGGCGGCGATCGGCAGCGGGTGGGGGACCGGCAAGATCGAGGCGCGGCCGGACCAGTCGCTGCGCCGGCCGGTCTCCTCCGCGCTGCACATGGCGCTGCGTGAGCTGCGGCACCCCGACCAGGAGTCGATGGACGCCGTCCTGGGGGTGGTGAAGGCGTTCGCGCTGCGGCAGGAGCCGGACGCCAAGATGCGCGACCGCTGGCAGCCGGGCATCGACGTGCCGCCGGCGATGGGCCGCGCCGACTCCGGGGACATGGAGATCGACCTGGTCGAGCTGCTCAGCGACGCGGCGGGGCTGGCCGCCGACGTGGGCAAGGGCATCGCGCTGTTCATCGACGAGATGCAGGACGTGCAGCCCGACGACGTCTCGGCGATCTGCGCGGCCTGCCACGAGCTGTCCCAGCAGGGCGCGCCGCTGATCGTCGTGGGCGCGGGCCTGCCGCACCTGCCGGCGGTGCTGTCGGCGTCGAAGAGCTACTCCGAGCGGCTGTTCCGCTACCTGCGCATCGACCGGCTCGACCGGCCGGCCGCCGACCTGGCGCTGATCGCGCCGGCCGAGCGGGAGGAGGTGACCTTCGAGCCGGCCGCGCTCGACGCCCTGTACGCCGCCGCCGACGGCTACCCGTACTTCGTGCAGGCCTACGGCAAGGTCACCTGGGACGTCGCGGCCGCCTCACCGATCACCGCGGACGACGTCGCGATGGCCGCGCCGGTGGCCGAGACGGAGCTGGCGGTCGGCTTCTTCGGCTCCCGCTACGACCGCGCGACCCCGGCCGAGCGCGAGTACATGCACGCGATGGCGGAGCTCGGCGGACCGCAGGGGAGCGCCGTCGCGACGTCGGAGGTCGCCGTCTCGCTGGGCCGCAAGCCGGCGTCGCTGTCCCCCGCGCGCGACTCGCTGATCAAGAAGGGCCTCGTCTACTCCGCCGAGCGCGGCCAGATCGCGTTCACCGTCCCCCACTTCGGCCGCTACCTCCTCTCCCACCCGGACTGA
- a CDS encoding alpha/beta fold hydrolase — protein MRDAEQTMVPVTGGELSVLHWRADSPGAPLVVLLHGITSNALVWARIAGELAGEFEVVAPDLRGRAGSAGLPGPYGLAAHADDVATLLGRFGDAVVVGHSMGAFVATLAASAATRYRVRGLVLVDGGLPFPRQPGEDVDAMLTALLGSTLDRLATTFPDLAAVRAFWAGHPTVGPWVDVPSVAAFLARDLTGDPPALRSAVVPAAVRADGADLLAEERVLQVARELPVPATLLWAPRGMSDQPPGLYDEPRLAGFGAEQAGITGRSVPDTNHDSIVWAPQGVAAIAGAVRATVA, from the coding sequence GTGCGGGATGCCGAGCAGACGATGGTTCCGGTCACGGGCGGCGAGCTGTCGGTCCTGCACTGGCGAGCGGACTCCCCCGGCGCGCCGCTGGTCGTGCTCCTGCACGGCATCACGTCGAACGCGCTGGTGTGGGCGCGGATCGCCGGCGAGCTGGCCGGGGAGTTCGAGGTGGTGGCCCCGGACCTGCGCGGTCGGGCCGGCTCGGCCGGGCTCCCGGGTCCGTACGGCCTGGCCGCGCACGCCGACGACGTCGCCACCCTGCTCGGCCGCTTCGGCGACGCCGTCGTCGTCGGGCACTCGATGGGCGCCTTCGTCGCCACGCTGGCCGCGTCCGCGGCGACGCGCTACCGGGTTCGGGGGCTCGTGCTCGTCGACGGCGGGCTGCCCTTCCCCCGCCAACCGGGTGAGGACGTCGACGCGATGCTCACCGCCCTGCTCGGGAGCACGCTGGACCGGCTGGCGACGACGTTCCCCGATCTCGCCGCCGTCCGGGCGTTCTGGGCCGGGCACCCGACCGTCGGCCCGTGGGTGGACGTCCCCTCGGTGGCCGCCTTCCTGGCGCGCGACCTGACCGGTGACCCACCGGCGCTGCGCAGCGCCGTGGTCCCCGCGGCGGTGCGCGCCGACGGGGCCGACCTGCTCGCCGAGGAGCGGGTGCTCCAGGTGGCCCGCGAGCTGCCGGTGCCGGCCACGCTGCTCTGGGCGCCCCGGGGGATGAGCGACCAGCCGCCCGGGCTCTACGACGAGCCGCGCCTGGCCGGGTTCGGCGCCGAGCAGGCGGGGATCACCGGGCGCAGCGTGCCCGACACCAACCACGACTCGATCGTGTGGGCGCCGCAGGGCGTGGCGGCGATCGCCGGGGCCGTGCGGGCGACGGTGGCGTGA